In Terriglobus aquaticus, the genomic window GGCTCCAGCGAAGAGTCGGATGTGAACCTGAAGGACATCCTGCCGGGCCTCTTTGGACCTCGTTCGCGCAAAAAGAAGATGAAGGTCTCGGAGGCGTTCGAGTACCTGATTGAAGAGGAAGAGTCGCGCCTGATCGACATGGATCAGGTGACACGCACGGCCATCGACCGCGTCGAGGAATCGGGCATCGTCTTCCTCGACGAGATCGACAAGATTGCCGGCCGCGAAGGTGGTCACGGACCCGACGTCTCGCGCGAAGGTGTGCAACGCGACATTCTGCCCATTGTGGAAGGCACCACCGTCAATACCAAGTACGGTTTCGTCTCGACCGACCACATCCTGTTCATCGCCGCGGGCGCGTTCCACGTCTCAAAACCCAGTGACCTGATCCCGGAACTTCAGGGCCGCTTTCCCATTCGCGTCGAACTGCAGTCGCTGACTGTAGAAGATTTCCTGCGCATTCTCACGGAGCCGAAATCCTCGCTGGTGAAGCAGTCAATTGCGTTGCTGGATACCGAAGGCCTGAAACTCGAGTTCCAGCCTGAAGCGCTGGAAGAGATGGCGAGTTTCGCCTTTCGCGTGAATGAGACCACGGAAAACATCGGTGCGCGTCGCCTGCACACGATCATGGAGCGGGTTCTGGACGAGATCAGCTTCCAGGCACCCGACCTGGTCAAGCAGGCGCAGGCTGCCGAGCGCGAAGCGGCAGACCGGGGCGAGCAGCGCGAGGATGGTGTGATCGCACAAGTCGAACCCAGCACGATTCCGGTGAAAGCAGGCGAACCCGTCCCCGAGCGCTCTCCGTTACCAGTGGTGCTCCGTCGTAATGGCGACACCACCGAGCGCGTCGTGGAGGTTCATGCCGACTACGTTCGCCAGCAGGTCGCCAGCATCGTCAAGAACCAGGACTTGAGCCGCTACATTCTGTAGCGTGCTGCATGCACAGCAAAAGCCCGGCGATCGCCGGGCTTTGCTGTTTTCACCTGCTGCCTTGCGCTACGACAGCACCGGCAACTGGATCGTGGTTCCCACCGGGATGTTGTTGGCATCCACGTTGTTGGCTTTGGCGACTTCGGGGTACTTGTTGGCGTGGCCATAGAAGCGCAGGCAGATCGCGCTCAGCGTGTCGCCGTGCTTGATGGTGTACGGCTGCTCGTCGGGCCCGGTCTGCGTCATCTGGATCTCGAAATCGGAGTAGGTCGGATCGACGGATTTAATCGTGTCCCAGATGCGGTTCACAATCACCTTGGACGGCACCGAGCACTTCAGCACCAGCTTGTCGCCGTTCATGAAGATGCCTTCCATCTTCGTGCCCTCATCGCTGAATCCTGTAAGAACCTGTCCTACTTTTGCGTACTTCTGTTCCAATGCGGCCTGATCTGCCATCGCTCAATCCTCTCCAACTGCGAAAACGTCTGTGCCGAAGTTCGGCATCCAGTCGTTCGATGCTGGGAAGCGCCGCCGCGTGGAACTGCCGCATGCGTTTCTCTACAGACGTTTCACGAAGAGAGGCTGCCCTTTGATAGCTTCACCGATTCCAGCGATGGGCCCGAAGTGTTTCCACCTGTTCCAGTGGCAGGGGACCTGCACGCATTGCCTCCACGTTCGCAAGTACGTGTTCTGAAGAGCGCATGCCGACAATCACAGTGCTGACCGCCGGATGCGTCATTGCAAACCGCAGCGCCGTCTCCGGCAAGCTCGCGTCTTGCGGCAGAGCATCACGAAGAGCGTCGACGCGGTCCATGGTGGCGCCCAGGTTCTCCGGCGTGAAGTATCGGTTGCGCCAGTCACCTTCCGGAAAGGTCGTCTCACGCGTCATCTTGCCGCTTAGCGAGCCCTCGTCGAGCGCACAGCGCGCGATGACGCCTACGCCGCGTTCCTGGCACAGCGGAAGCAGCTCATCCTCGGGGTTCTGGTCGAAGATGCTATAGATCACCTGCACCGTTTCGATCAGCCCCGTCGTAATCGCGCGCATGCCGTTCCAAGGCTGAAAGCGATTCAGGCTGATGCCCAGGTGCGCCGCCCGCTTCTCCCGCAGCAGCAGTTCGGCTGTACTGCGAAAGTCCGGGTCGTCGACCCAGGCGTCGTCCCACACATGCCACTGCAGCACAGGGATCGTGTCGACCTGCAGCGATCG contains:
- a CDS encoding aldo/keto reductase, with product MNSTVPPAQSSTEDLRPLGRTGLQVSRIGYGMWGMTGWSGADETRNRAVLRDAADRGITFFDSAMAYGDGASDALLGDLLAERPHLVGASKIPPANAKWPAAGSYQEAFPQEHVLRKVDELRRSLQVDTIPVLQWHVWDDAWVDDPDFRSTAELLLREKRAAHLGISLNRFQPWNGMRAITTGLIETVQVIYSIFDQNPEDELLPLCQERGVGVIARCALDEGSLSGKMTRETTFPEGDWRNRYFTPENLGATMDRVDALRDALPQDASLPETALRFAMTHPAVSTVIVGMRSSEHVLANVEAMRAGPLPLEQVETLRAHRWNR
- a CDS encoding LysM peptidoglycan-binding domain-containing protein; translation: MADQAALEQKYAKVGQVLTGFSDEGTKMEGIFMNGDKLVLKCSVPSKVIVNRIWDTIKSVDPTYSDFEIQMTQTGPDEQPYTIKHGDTLSAICLRFYGHANKYPEVAKANNVDANNIPVGTTIQLPVLS
- the hslU gene encoding ATP-dependent protease ATPase subunit HslU, with translation MAIYLPGTAEDQSVSLEQLTPREIVAELDKYVIGQQAAKRAVAIALRNRHRRQKLAPELADEIMPKNIIMIGATGVGKTEIARRLAKLTNSPFLKVEASKFTEVGYVGRDVESIVRDLVETAIEMVREEKLEEVEDKAELNAEDRILDLLLPQPAAPAAKPTGTPVQVITMQVPKDGEVLDLSKLDLSKALEAAQDKATEGQLEEQQAPASSAEAAPDAASLARTREKLRAQFREGKLDDRIVEIEARERNSPNIEIVGVGSSEESDVNLKDILPGLFGPRSRKKKMKVSEAFEYLIEEEESRLIDMDQVTRTAIDRVEESGIVFLDEIDKIAGREGGHGPDVSREGVQRDILPIVEGTTVNTKYGFVSTDHILFIAAGAFHVSKPSDLIPELQGRFPIRVELQSLTVEDFLRILTEPKSSLVKQSIALLDTEGLKLEFQPEALEEMASFAFRVNETTENIGARRLHTIMERVLDEISFQAPDLVKQAQAAEREAADRGEQREDGVIAQVEPSTIPVKAGEPVPERSPLPVVLRRNGDTTERVVEVHADYVRQQVASIVKNQDLSRYIL